CTCGAGAGGCACCTCCACACCGTCGGCATCGACGACGACCGCTCCTCGGCGTACCTCGACGAAGACGGAGACAGGGTTTCCGGTCCCAGCGAGGATCGTGTCGGTAGCGACTTCCACGACTGCGCGCTTTTCGAGCATGTCCCCACATTGAATCTGGCGACCCTCCGCCCAGGAGGTGATGCGGCCCGTGACTGCCGTCTCGGAAGCCTTCACAACTCCGAGCATCGACCCCTGGACGTCGTAGTCGTACTCCACGTCGCCGCGCAACGTCTCCCCATCGACTTCGCTCGCGGCGGTGGCAGGGTCACTCACTACTTCGGGCGCGGCGCACCCGCCCAGAACGATCGTGAGTGCGAGCGCGCCCCCGACGGCAAGGTACTGGCTTTTGCGCATTGCTGCCTCCCGATGGGTCTGGGCATCACACACTAGGTGCGCTTCCAGTGTCGCAACGCTCGACTTCGTCTCGAGTCGTGCCCTAGGTAGTAAGCCGGCACGTCCGGAGCCCTCGTGATGCAACTGAGCTTGCCGTTCACGGTCTCCTGACTCTGTCGATACGCTCAACTTCGTCTCGGGTCGTACCTGTTCGCTCCTCCAGCGGGGACGACCAGAGCCGTTCGTGCCCGGGAGAGCAGTGGCCTGGGGGTCCCTACCTGCATAGGTAAGTCGAAGAAGCATTCGCGTTGTATTGCAGGTCTACGCTGCCGCTTGCGCACCCGCGCAAACGCGCGCCACGCGATCTCAGTGCTCGCCGACGACGGTGCGCACGATGAGGCGGGTGAGCTCCGGGCGGAACAGATCGATGGATGCCTCGACGGGAGTGCCGTCGTCGCGGCGACTCACCCGACGCAGCGCCAGAACCGGTGCCCAGGGCTTCAGGTCGAGAAGGGTCGCGACCTGACGGGATGCCTCGACCACCTCCACCTGCTCCTCGGCGGTCGCGACGGTCACCCCGTACTGCGTGGCCAGGAGTGCGTAGAGCGAACCGATCGGGCTGTGGTCGAGCAGGTCGGGGAACAGCTCCGCGTCGAGGAACATGCGCTCGAGCGACAGCGGCTGCCCGTCGGCGAGCCGCAGGCGCAGGAGCGACACGACCGGTGCGCCGTCGCGCAGCCGCAGGGCCGCCGCGATGCCCGGCGAGGCCGGCTCGATCGACTCCGACAGCACGCGCGTGGTGGCTTCGAACCCCTGCTCGGCGAGCATCTGCGGGATGCCCTTGATGGCGTTGAGATCGCGTTCGAGCTTGCGTTCGTGCGCGTCGAACAGCGTCGGCGAGACGGGGGCGGCGTCGGTGACCGCCGTGATGAACGCCCCGCCGCCGCGCCCCGGCGACCGAACGACCGCTCCCTCGCTTTCGAGGATCTCCAGCGCCCGGCGCACCATGTTGCGGGAGACACCCAGCCGGTCGGCGAGGCCGCGTTCGGCGGGCAGCTTCTCGAGGCCCTGGGTGACGGCAACATCGACCATGCCGCGCAGCGCCTCGACGGCTCGGACCAGTTCGGGCGTCAGCATCGCGGCATCCCCCTCCCCGTCTCACCCGTTCCCTGGGATTAGACGGTAGGCGGTCGGCGTTTCACGCGTGTTTCTGCCCGCGGGGAGGCGGCACGCGCCGCGCGTCACACCAGGTAGGCGTCGACCATCAGTGGCCCGCGGATGTCGCGCAGCACATCGATGAGCCTCCCGAGAGCGCGCGCATTCCAGCCGGCGAGCTGCAGGTCGTGCGGGCCCAGCGGTTCGAGACGGCCGGTGCGCAGCCGCACCACTTCCCATCCGGCAC
This genomic window from Candidatus Microbacterium phytovorans contains:
- a CDS encoding GntR family transcriptional regulator yields the protein MLTPELVRAVEALRGMVDVAVTQGLEKLPAERGLADRLGVSRNMVRRALEILESEGAVVRSPGRGGGAFITAVTDAAPVSPTLFDAHERKLERDLNAIKGIPQMLAEQGFEATTRVLSESIEPASPGIAAALRLRDGAPVVSLLRLRLADGQPLSLERMFLDAELFPDLLDHSPIGSLYALLATQYGVTVATAEEQVEVVEASRQVATLLDLKPWAPVLALRRVSRRDDGTPVEASIDLFRPELTRLIVRTVVGEH